From Zingiber officinale cultivar Zhangliang chromosome 5B, Zo_v1.1, whole genome shotgun sequence, the proteins below share one genomic window:
- the LOC121986378 gene encoding ubiquitin carboxyl-terminal hydrolase MINDY-1-like produces the protein MAAEEPRSDPAAGTTEEMLYRTKVIQFLGRATPIVLQNDNGPCPLLAICNVLLLRNNLKLSLDVSEVSLQKLLSLVAERLIDSNSNVQDKDDGYLNNQQQNISDAIDLLPRLATGIDVNVLFRKINDFEFTRECAIFDLLDIGLYHGWIVDPQDTDTAAAIGSRSYNTIVSELVQAFEMKKAEGDIKGEEEEDCVDFSAATAATLGVPSPLLSRGRSFEDQNSASIQQRRKGDIEEEEELMRALTLSKSDVAVPVSDSMLPIIHVNLDENESVQRSETETTDYLDIKTGDGSSIVYQSHILVAKELHINNDLKDDVLAENNSLLNNNLAVNSTSQADSNGPEHCEKSSKSDEDIQTETESNQVPNLQSSDDGDSHNLTAASENDQFLKKSFHDDLTVPVYENPAGRSVTAENGKEELSNVSDGIASSLQENEPIYEGEECILSGSVACVNPEPVYEGEMILAVQTEKIEDTEHPANIKDNVVNEQWHLMKNFLEHNANQLTIYGLFCLQEGLKERELCVFFRNNHFSTMFKYNGELYLLATDQGYLNQPDLVWEKLNEVNGDTIFMTGNFMEFKADSQVHDSWNEQSAMTNTADYLAALQSAGHPSALNSDLQLAIALQQEEFGQQPQRPQQQQQQPQPQPQPQPRQQHSQQPSIPGRSRLITGPQVSRSSGPPQRSESKAREKCVVM, from the exons ATGGCGGCAGAGGAGCCGCGGAGTGATCCGGCGGCGGGGACCACGGAGGAGATGCTCTACCGGACGAAGGTCATCCAGTTCCTCGGCCGAGCGACCCCGATCGTCCTCCAGAACGACAACGGCCCTTGCCCTCTCCTCGCCATCT GTAACGTGTTGCTGCTTCGGAACAATCTCAAATTGAGCTTGGACGTCTCGGAGGTCTCGTTGCAGAAGCTACTCTCTCTTGTTGCGGAAAGGTTGATTGATTCCAACAGCAACGTTCAG GACAAGGATGATGGGTATCTCAACAATCAGCAACAGAACATTTCTGACGCAATTGATCTATTGCCTAGGCTGGCGACCGGAATTGATGTCAATGTGCTTTTTAGGAA GATTAATGATTTTGAGTTTACAAGGGAATGTGCTATATTTGATCTCCTTGATATTGGTCTATATCATGGTTGGATAGTCGATCCTCAG GATACTGATACTGCAGCAGCAATAGGCTCACGATCTTACAATACTATTGTTAGTGAGCTTGTACAAGCCTTTGAAATGAAAAAGGCTGAAGGAGATATTAAGGGTGAAGAGGAGGAAGATTGTGTTGATTTTTCTGCAGCTACAGCTGCTACTCTTGGTGTTCCCTCACCTTTGCTTTCAAGAGGTAGATCATTTGAGGATCAAAATTCAGCTTCTATTCAACAAAGGAGGAAAGGTGATatcgaggaggaagaggagcttatGAGAGCTTTGACTCTCTCAAAATCTGATGTTGCAGTTCCTGTTAGTGACTCTATGTTGCCTATAATTCATGTTAATTTGGATGAAAATGAAAGTGTTCAGAGGTCTGAAACAGAAACTACTGATTATTTAGACATAAAAACTGGAGATGGGTCTAGCATTGTCTACCAGTCGCATATACTTGTTGCCAAAGAATTACATATCAATAATGATCTCAAAGATGATGTTTTAGCGGAAAATAACTCTCTACTAAACAACAATCTTGCTGTAAATTCTACAAGTCAAGCAGACTCCAATGGACCTGAACATTGTGAAAAATCTAGTAAATCAGATGAGGATATACAGACTGAAACAGAATCCAACCAGGTTCCAAATTTGCAGTCTTCTGATGATGGTGATTCTCATAACCTTACAGCTGCTTCAGAAAATGACCAGTTTCTCAAAAAATCATTCCATGATGACCTCACAGTTCCAGTTTATGAAAATCCTGCTGGGAGATCAGTTACTGCTGAAAATGGgaaagaagagctttcaaatgTTTCTGATGGCATAGCCTCAAGCCTCCAGGAGAATGAGCCCATTTATGAAGGAGAAGAATGCATCTTATCTGGATCTGTGGCGTGTGTCAATCCAGAGCCAGTTTATGAAGGTGAAATGATTCTTGCTGTGCAAACTGAGAAAATAGAAGATACTGAGCACCCTGCAAATATAAAAGATAACGTTGTTAATGAACAAT GGCACCTGATGAAGAATTTTCTGGAACACAATGCTAACCAATTGACAATTTATGG CCTATTTTGTTTGCAAGAAGGTCTAAAGGAAAGAGAGCTTTGTGTTTTTTTCCGAAATAATCACTTCAGCACTATGTTTAAG TACAATGGTGAACTATATCTTTTAGCTACAGATCAGGGGTATTTGAACCAGCCAGACTTGGTTTGGGAGAAGTTGAATGAG GTCAACGGAGACACAATCTTCATGACTGGAAACTTTATGGAATTTAAAGCTGACAGTCAGGTCCACGACTCGTGGAATGAACAAAGTGCTATGACTAATACAGCT GATTATCTAGCTGCACTTCAAAGCGCAGGTCATCCATCCGCTTTGAA TTCTGATCTGCAATTGGCGATAGCTCTTCAACAAGAGGAGTTTGGGCAACAGCCACAGCGACCacagcagcagcaacaacaaccacAACCACAACCACAACCACAACCACGACAACAACATTCCCAGCAGCCATCTATTCCGGGTCGTTCACGGCTCATCACAGGTCCTCAG GTTTCGAGGAGTTCAGGTCCACCACAGAGGAGCGAATCCAAGGCAAGAGAAAAGTGCGTCGTCATGTGA
- the LOC121986380 gene encoding uncharacterized protein LOC121986380 isoform X1, with product MQMCQILLRFTISSLRFLLVGTRRRGRQTSAMKILRDACAKEGVLLLCCSDEDVLCGAYHRRGSTTRIRSPADFAASPSPPSSTRSAASAMRGEGSRSDKRTRRFFAMNAMLPSTVRMRHIRFILAGVRPSAAPRVDEQTKQGLACRRLLPHRFHSLQHHRE from the exons ATGCAAATGTGCCAAATCTTATTGCGCTTTACCATTTccagtctccggttcctcctcgtCGGCACTCGGCGCCGAGGTCGGCAAACGAGCGCGATGAAGATACTCCGCGACGCGTGCGCCAAAGAGGGAGTCTTGTTGCTCTGCTGCTCCGACGAGGACGTCCTCTGCGGCGCCTACCACCGGCGGGGTTCCACCACGCGAATAAGGTCGCCGGCGGACTTCGCCGCTTCCCCCTCTCCGCCCAGTTCCACCCGCTCTGCGGCGTCTGCTAT GAGAGGTGAGGGTTCTCGCTCTGATAAGAGGACCAGGCGATTCTTTGCAATGAATGCGATGCTTCCATCCACGGTGCGCATGAGGCACATTAGGTTCATCCTCGCCGGCGTCCGGCCTTCCGCCGCGCCCCGTGTCGATGAGCAAACAAAACAAGGCCTTGCTTGCAGACGCCTCCTCCCTCACCGCTTCCACTCGTTGCAGCACCACCG GGAATAA
- the LOC121986380 gene encoding uncharacterized protein LOC121986380 isoform X2, with the protein MQMCQILLRFTISSLRFLLVGTRRRGRQTSAMKILRDACAKEGVLLLCCSDEDVLCGAYHRRGSTTRIRSPADFAASPSPPSSTRSAASAMRGEGSRSDKRTRRFFAMNAMLPSTVRMRHIRFILAGVRPSAAPRVDEQTKQGLACRRLLPHRFHSLQHHR; encoded by the exons ATGCAAATGTGCCAAATCTTATTGCGCTTTACCATTTccagtctccggttcctcctcgtCGGCACTCGGCGCCGAGGTCGGCAAACGAGCGCGATGAAGATACTCCGCGACGCGTGCGCCAAAGAGGGAGTCTTGTTGCTCTGCTGCTCCGACGAGGACGTCCTCTGCGGCGCCTACCACCGGCGGGGTTCCACCACGCGAATAAGGTCGCCGGCGGACTTCGCCGCTTCCCCCTCTCCGCCCAGTTCCACCCGCTCTGCGGCGTCTGCTAT GAGAGGTGAGGGTTCTCGCTCTGATAAGAGGACCAGGCGATTCTTTGCAATGAATGCGATGCTTCCATCCACGGTGCGCATGAGGCACATTAGGTTCATCCTCGCCGGCGTCCGGCCTTCCGCCGCGCCCCGTGTCGATGAGCAAACAAAACAAGGCCTTGCTTGCAGACGCCTCCTCCCTCACCGCTTCCACTCGTTGCAGCACCACCGGTAG